One Pan paniscus chromosome 16, NHGRI_mPanPan1-v2.0_pri, whole genome shotgun sequence DNA segment encodes these proteins:
- the LOC134728415 gene encoding putative GED domain-containing protein DNM1P46 yields the protein MLQLAGVSNSTRGGMRNVSVETRNIKPQVKDSKAEENGSDSFMHSRDPQLEQQMETTQNLVDSYAAIVNKTVWDLMVGVTPKTIMHVVINNRHAPPHGSRGLLWHWGCRLAMLARGRCWPALWDQVQGGRHGPDQICLIEI from the exons ATGCTTCAGTTGGCTGGAGTGAGCAATTCAACTCGTGGAGGAATGAGAAATGTTAGCGTTGAGACGAGAAACATAAAACCCCAGGTTAAG GACAGCAAGGCCGAGGAGAATGGCTCTGACAGCTTCATGCACTCCAGGGACCCACAGCTGGAGCAGCAAATGGAAACCACGCAGAACCTGGTGGACTCCTACGCGGCCATCGTCAACAAGACCGTGTGGGACCTCATGGTTGGTGTCACGCCCAAGACCATCATGCACGTCGTGATCaacaacaggcatgcaccgcctCATGGGAGCAGGGGGCTCCTGTGGCATTGGGGATGCaggttggccatgttggccagggggaGATGCTGGCCAGCCCTATGGGACCAGGTCCAGGGAGGGAGGCACGGTCCAGACCAGATCTGTCTCATAGAAATATAA